From one Streptomyces mobaraensis genomic stretch:
- a CDS encoding C40 family peptidase, which yields MGAAVIAGSGTAAAAPGDPPDPVAAPVAAPAAPETPAEASTAADTGADEDGVAEEASGAGGEEESGALPAEPETPAAPGAGEAVLPEADGTGADSGGPGDTAVPAEPAGLPAPEAETPAAGADAMDDMGAAAVAKGLEAAVVYALAHIGDAYALGGTGPHRWDCSGLVQVAYRRAGVRLPRIAADQYRATARIPRTSLRRGDLVFWSRNGRASGVHHVAIYLGDSRYLEAARPGTKVRISTFARYKPNLYGRVRLP from the coding sequence GTGGGCGCGGCCGTCATAGCCGGCTCGGGCACGGCCGCGGCCGCGCCGGGCGACCCGCCGGACCCGGTGGCCGCGCCCGTCGCCGCTCCCGCCGCGCCGGAGACCCCGGCGGAGGCGTCCACGGCCGCCGACACCGGCGCGGACGAGGACGGGGTGGCGGAGGAGGCGTCCGGTGCCGGGGGTGAGGAGGAGTCCGGTGCGCTCCCCGCGGAGCCTGAGACGCCCGCGGCACCCGGGGCGGGGGAAGCAGTGCTGCCGGAGGCGGACGGGACGGGGGCCGACTCCGGCGGCCCGGGAGACACGGCCGTACCCGCCGAACCGGCCGGGCTGCCCGCACCGGAGGCCGAGACACCGGCCGCCGGCGCGGACGCCATGGACGACATGGGCGCAGCCGCCGTGGCCAAGGGGCTGGAAGCGGCCGTCGTGTACGCGCTGGCGCACATCGGCGACGCGTACGCGCTGGGTGGCACGGGCCCGCACCGCTGGGACTGCTCCGGGCTGGTACAGGTGGCGTACCGCCGGGCGGGCGTCCGGCTGCCGCGCATCGCCGCGGATCAGTACCGGGCCACGGCACGGATTCCGCGTACGTCCCTGCGCCGTGGGGACCTGGTGTTCTGGTCGCGGAACGGGCGGGCGTCCGGCGTCCACCACGTGGCGATCTACCTCGGCGACAGCCGGTACCTGGAGGCGGCCCGGCCGGGCACCAAGGTGCGGATCTCGACATTCGCCCGGTACAAGCCGAACCTGTACGGGCGGGTGCGACTGCCCTGA
- a CDS encoding IclR family transcriptional regulator: protein MALKPEPITPFHSVQHALRVLETVTKYSGGVSEAQLARESGLPAGRLAHLLAMLRRERYVTRVGEDAYAAGPALALLTTGGDRDAALAGRLQRALARLRDTVGAAVYLSGYVDGEVRITQYADGPGTPRVHEWVDFRTAAHASALGKCLLTQLDHDDRRDHFSRHRTARLTSRTITDEKTLLTRLAAQPASVPVLDLQEYAVGTVCAAVPVTAGKRVGCLALSLPLAHAHRLRQAADALNRHAAPMLLSLALR, encoded by the coding sequence GCCCGAGCCGATCACACCGTTCCACTCGGTGCAGCACGCCCTGCGCGTCCTGGAGACGGTCACCAAATACTCCGGCGGCGTGAGCGAGGCCCAGCTCGCCCGGGAGTCCGGCCTGCCCGCCGGGCGCCTCGCCCACCTGCTGGCGATGCTCCGCCGCGAGCGGTACGTGACCCGGGTCGGGGAGGACGCCTACGCCGCGGGCCCCGCGCTCGCCCTGCTGACCACGGGCGGCGACCGCGACGCCGCCCTCGCCGGCCGGCTCCAGCGGGCACTCGCCCGGCTGCGGGACACCGTCGGCGCGGCCGTCTACCTCAGCGGGTACGTCGACGGGGAGGTCCGGATCACCCAGTACGCGGACGGGCCGGGGACGCCCCGCGTGCACGAGTGGGTCGACTTCCGGACCGCCGCCCACGCCAGCGCGCTGGGCAAGTGCCTGCTCACCCAGCTCGACCACGACGACCGGCGCGACCACTTCTCCCGGCACCGGACCGCCCGGCTCACCTCCCGGACGATCACCGACGAGAAGACGCTGCTCACCCGGCTCGCCGCGCAGCCCGCCAGCGTGCCCGTCCTCGATCTGCAGGAGTACGCGGTGGGCACGGTCTGCGCCGCCGTCCCCGTCACGGCGGGCAAGCGGGTCGGCTGCCTCGCCCTCTCGCTGCCGCTCGCCCACGCCCACCGGCTCCGCCAGGCGGCGGACGCGCTCAACCGGCACGCCGCTCCGATGCTGCTCTCCCTGGCCCTCCGATGA
- a CDS encoding DsbA family protein yields the protein MSPSSKNNARSDKKNARTPKNGQKAPSAKKTPAASSTTGRRLAAVGAGAALVVAVVAAGLAIAKSSGGSGGSDDRAKPAATASPDPQQPLFDEAERMTSRREKGDPLALGKPDAPVVLVEYADYQCSFCGRFTRESQPELIKKYVDEGVLRIEFRNFPIFGDPSQRAARASWAAGRQGRFWQFHDELYAKTRKGDALAEDKLVDMARTAGVGDLDRFRADMKSDAAEEAVKKDQQEGYRLGVSSTPSFLVGGRPLAGAQPMKEFEAAVEQARLAKAARTPQTTEDSGKPKGGPGA from the coding sequence ATGTCCCCCTCCAGCAAGAACAACGCGCGCTCCGACAAGAAGAACGCGCGCACCCCGAAGAACGGGCAGAAAGCGCCGTCCGCCAAGAAGACCCCGGCCGCCTCCTCCACCACCGGCCGCCGGCTCGCCGCCGTGGGCGCGGGCGCCGCCCTGGTCGTGGCGGTCGTCGCCGCGGGCCTGGCGATCGCCAAGAGTTCCGGCGGCTCCGGCGGCTCGGACGATCGCGCCAAGCCCGCCGCCACCGCCTCCCCCGACCCCCAGCAGCCCCTCTTCGACGAGGCCGAGCGGATGACCAGCCGCCGCGAGAAGGGCGATCCGCTCGCCCTCGGCAAGCCGGACGCGCCCGTGGTGCTGGTGGAGTACGCCGACTACCAGTGTTCGTTCTGCGGCCGTTTCACCCGCGAGAGCCAGCCGGAACTGATCAAGAAGTATGTGGACGAGGGCGTCCTGCGGATCGAGTTCCGCAACTTCCCGATCTTCGGTGATCCCTCGCAGCGCGCCGCCCGCGCCTCCTGGGCGGCCGGCAGGCAGGGCCGCTTCTGGCAGTTCCACGACGAGCTCTACGCCAAGACCCGCAAGGGCGACGCCCTGGCCGAGGACAAGCTCGTCGACATGGCCCGCACCGCCGGGGTCGGCGACCTCGACCGCTTCCGCGCCGACATGAAGAGCGACGCCGCCGAGGAGGCCGTGAAGAAGGACCAGCAGGAGGGCTACCGCCTCGGCGTCAGCAGCACCCCGTCCTTCCTCGTCGGCGGCCGGCCGCTCGCCGGGGCCCAGCCGATGAAGGAGTTCGAGGCGGCCGTCGAACAGGCCCGGCTGGCCAAGGCCGCCAGGACCCCGCAGACCACCGAGGACTCCGGGAAGCCGAAGGGCGGACCGGGCGCATGA
- a CDS encoding cytochrome c biogenesis CcdA family protein yields the protein MTDIGYLAAFLGGVLALVSPCSALLLPAFFAYSLASPGRLLARTGVFYLGLATTLVPLGAASSAASRLFNGHREALVTAGGWIVIALGAAQILGLGFASRRAQAAAGRITPRTAASTYLLGCVYGLAGFCAGPILGSVLAMTAMRGEALQGAAMLAVYALGMALPLFVLALFWDRFRLGTRGWLRGREIRMGRLRLHTTSLLSGLFFIAIGILFLRYDGTTGLPGLLDADQEASLEETASRLGNAVPDLVVLAVVALVVAGVLARVAFRKR from the coding sequence ATGACCGACATCGGCTACCTCGCCGCGTTCCTCGGCGGCGTCCTCGCCCTGGTCAGCCCGTGCAGCGCCCTGCTGCTGCCCGCGTTCTTCGCCTACTCGCTCGCGAGCCCGGGCCGGCTGCTGGCCCGGACCGGCGTCTTCTACCTCGGGCTCGCCACCACGCTGGTCCCGCTGGGCGCGGCCTCCAGCGCGGCCAGCCGGCTGTTCAACGGCCACCGCGAGGCGCTCGTGACGGCCGGCGGGTGGATCGTCATCGCCCTGGGCGCCGCCCAGATCCTCGGCCTGGGCTTCGCCTCGCGCCGGGCCCAGGCGGCGGCCGGCCGGATCACCCCGCGCACGGCGGCCTCCACCTACCTGCTGGGCTGTGTGTACGGGCTGGCCGGTTTCTGCGCGGGGCCGATCCTCGGTTCGGTCCTGGCCATGACGGCGATGCGCGGCGAGGCGCTCCAGGGGGCGGCCATGCTCGCCGTCTACGCCCTGGGCATGGCCCTTCCGCTGTTCGTCCTCGCCCTGTTCTGGGACCGCTTCCGGCTGGGCACCCGTGGCTGGCTCAGGGGGCGCGAGATCCGGATGGGCCGCCTCCGTCTCCACACCACCTCCCTCCTCTCCGGCCTCTTCTTCATCGCCATCGGCATCCTCTTCCTCCGGTACGACGGGACCACCGGGCTCCCCGGTCTTCTCGACGCCGACCAGGAGGCGAGCCTGGAGGAGACCGCCTCCCGCCTCGGCAACGCCGTTCCGGACCTCGTGGTGCTGGCGGTCGTGGCACTGGTGGTGGCGGGGGTGCTGGCGAGGGTGGCGTTCCGGAAGCGGTGA
- a CDS encoding FadR/GntR family transcriptional regulator: MASDHPERIKRLIVDRRLPPGAPLPTERELTELLGTGRTGVREALKALQAMGIVEIRHGFGTYVGPMTMEPVVEALAFRTVAGHRRSEDSLLQLLELREAVEAGLARRLAGRVPAADLAELDAIVARMADEALTGPVRAETDRAFHAALRRGLDNPLLDTVPEAYWTALHRVRSGPPSAPADPGTVCARHRAIVAAVRTGDAERTEEAIRDHFCDIRTRLRLDYRFAR, translated from the coding sequence ATGGCCAGTGACCATCCGGAGCGGATCAAAAGGCTCATCGTCGACCGCCGGCTGCCGCCGGGGGCGCCGCTGCCCACCGAGCGCGAGCTGACGGAGCTGCTGGGGACGGGGCGCACGGGGGTGCGCGAGGCGCTGAAGGCGCTCCAGGCGATGGGCATCGTGGAGATCCGGCACGGCTTCGGCACCTATGTGGGCCCGATGACCATGGAGCCCGTGGTCGAGGCCCTCGCGTTCCGCACCGTCGCGGGCCACCGGCGCAGCGAGGACAGCCTGCTCCAGCTGCTGGAACTGCGGGAGGCGGTGGAGGCGGGACTGGCCCGGCGGCTTGCGGGGCGGGTGCCCGCGGCCGATCTGGCCGAGCTGGACGCGATCGTCGCCCGGATGGCGGACGAGGCCCTGACCGGTCCGGTCCGCGCGGAGACCGACCGGGCCTTCCACGCCGCCCTCCGCCGGGGGCTGGACAACCCCCTGCTCGACACGGTTCCCGAGGCGTACTGGACCGCCCTCCACCGGGTGCGCTCCGGCCCGCCGTCCGCGCCGGCCGACCCGGGGACGGTCTGCGCCCGGCACCGGGCCATCGTCGCGGCGGTTCGAACAGGTGACGCGGAACGAACGGAAGAGGCCATCCGTGACCATTTCTGCGACATTCGTACACGTCTCCGACTGGACTACCGCTTTGCCCGGTAA